The DNA sequence TTTAATGCATAATTGGAAGTATATAAAGTAGGAAGCTTCTCAAGCATACGATGCTGTAAAATAACACCTAACACTTCATCACGAATCCAGGCAGACATCGTTTCAGCACCAACATCGTCTAAAATAAGCACTCTTGCTTTTTTTACACGGTCTAATTTATCATTAAACGTTCCATCAGAAAGCGATGAACGGATTTCTCTAAAAAAGTCAGGAGTGTACACTAACATCGTTTCAATATTCCGGTCCTTTAATTCATTAGCAACCGCCCCCATAATAAAAGTTTTACCTACGCCGAATTTTCCATATAAATATAATCCTTGTGCCGTTTCTCCTGGAATTACGGTTCGAGCAAATTCATATGCGGCATGACTTGCTTCTAGTCTAGAAGGATTGTCTGATTCAAAAGACTCGAAACGAGCTTCTGTAATTTCCTTGGGGATGTATAAACTTTTTATTAAAGATTGTTGTTTTTTCGCTTCTTCATCCTGTCGTTTTTTATCACAAGGTACATAAAACACTTCAAGGTGCTTAGGTTTCACATCCATATCTGGCCGATAACCTTTTAACAAATTTGGACATGCTTGTAATCCTGGACAGTGATTGCAATGCTGGAGGTCTCTTCGATATTCTTGGAGTGCACTTATGCTACGGTCTATTATCTCGTTTGATAGATTCTGCTTCGCTAAAAAGGTTTGAACGTGATAATCATGTAAAAGCTCCTGTTTCATCAGCTCGTATTGGTTTTTCATTTTTTCATTTCCTAGAAAATCCTGTAATGCCGTTTTAATTGACTCCATTTATCTGTTCCCCCTTTCTTTTTCTTCTTTCCTTTTTTGTAGCATCATTTCAAATTGTCTCTTTTTATGTTCAAACTCTTCCGTTTGTGTGGTCGTCTGCTTCTTTTCAACAGTCGTACTTCCTTTTTTTTCATCGACTAACCATTTTGGAAGCTTATCTTTTTTCGCATTTGTTTTCGAATAAGTTTGTTGTTTTTTCGGACTTGTTTTTACCTCTGTTGCTTTTTTATATTCTTCTTTTGCGAATTCCATCGCTTCTTTCACGGTCTTTATGTTTTTTCTAGCCCAGTGACCAGCAATTTTATCTATTAATGCTTTTGTAAGCTTCATGTCATTTCTAATGAGAACATAATCTAGCAATACGTTCGCCACACCTGGCGTAAGCTTATAATCTAGCAAAAGACTTTCAACGATTTTGGCATCAGCCGGGGGAACCTTTGCTCCATCTCCCCTGCTTTCAATTAAAGCAAGTGGTGATGTCGTTTCGTATAATTTCACCATTTTTTCCTCTTCCGTTTTAGGCTCTTTTCCATTCATCGATTGCAAAGCAACTGGTTGCGTTCGTAAGCCTAAAGACGGAGGGTCATTCCCATTCTCTAACTTATACCAATCCTGAACTTTTTTTCTAAGCTGTTGTAAATCCACTTCATCATCGTGAATCACAGAACGCTGAAGGACACGACTCATTTCTAAAGGACTAATTTTATAAACAAACGCTAATCGTACAATTGTTTCTCGTACTTCAGTTGTCATTAATTCTTTAGGGGCCACAACAGCAGATAAATCTGCTTCAAGTAATTCAAAATCAAAGCTAGACTCATTAAATAAAAGAGGATCCTGTTTAGGACGTTCTATTAGTTTTTCCGTTTCATTTAATTGAAGGGCTTCCATCATTTCTGATTGAAAGCTCATTGACATCTCAGAATGGTGTAACGTTGTAAACACTTCATCAAAAGCATGCGTTACTTCAAAAAAATCGTCTTTTTGAGTCACAGTCAGTAAAAAGCGCTCTCGCAACTGACGATATTTTGTTTTACCAATTCTATTAAATAAGTAAACACTTAAAACATCATTTTGAAAGAATTGGTATGGTGACATCGGCGGTTGTAATTCATATAAATAAGTTGAGCCTTCTTCATCTTTTCGCTTAAAGGTTTTTAACAGACCTATCGCCTCAAGCTTTTTTCGATGTTCATAAATATGATGTAGTGGAGCATCCATTACGGTCATTAAATGCCGATGACTATTTTCCTCACTACAATACTGGTCTCGTTGAAGTTCACTCCAAAATGTCATATATAAACTATGAGCAAAGGCACCAATTAACGGTTGATATAGTAATGTTAGGATTTTCTGGTCTAATGCATGTAAATGATCAACGGTTTGTACGACATAACGGTCAATCGGTAAAAGTTCTGTCCAATGCCAACTCATAATTCTCACCTTTTTACTTATAGTATCAGTATCATAGCTTACGAAAAGCGACACGATTGTTGTTAACAGTTAAAAAAAGAGCATTAAGCACTAGTCTTAAGCTCTGTCTTTTTATTTATCTCGTCCTATAAAATCTTTTAATTCATTAATAAACACAGTGATGTCTTTAAACTGTCGATACACGGAAGCAAAACGAACATAGGCAACATCATCGACTTTAGCTAAACGGTCCATGACTAGTTCTCCTACATCCTTACTATCGACTTCATTTGTCCCTTTGCTACGCAGCTGACTTTCTACATCATTCACAACTTCTTCTAGCGTATCTAGAGAAACTGATCTTTTTTCACACGCTCGTATCAATCCTCTAAGGATTTTTTCTCTGCTAAACTCTTGTCTAGTTCCATCTTTTTTT is a window from the Bacillus alkalicellulosilyticus genome containing:
- the dnaI gene encoding primosomal protein DnaI, producing the protein MESIKTALQDFLGNEKMKNQYELMKQELLHDYHVQTFLAKQNLSNEIIDRSISALQEYRRDLQHCNHCPGLQACPNLLKGYRPDMDVKPKHLEVFYVPCDKKRQDEEAKKQQSLIKSLYIPKEITEARFESFESDNPSRLEASHAAYEFARTVIPGETAQGLYLYGKFGVGKTFIMGAVANELKDRNIETMLVYTPDFFREIRSSLSDGTFNDKLDRVKKARVLILDDVGAETMSAWIRDEVLGVILQHRMLEKLPTLYTSNYALNELEEHLMYSDKGGYEELKAKRIMERIRHFTIPYFIEGRNRRS
- a CDS encoding replication initiation and membrane attachment family protein; protein product: MSWHWTELLPIDRYVVQTVDHLHALDQKILTLLYQPLIGAFAHSLYMTFWSELQRDQYCSEENSHRHLMTVMDAPLHHIYEHRKKLEAIGLLKTFKRKDEEGSTYLYELQPPMSPYQFFQNDVLSVYLFNRIGKTKYRQLRERFLLTVTQKDDFFEVTHAFDEVFTTLHHSEMSMSFQSEMMEALQLNETEKLIERPKQDPLLFNESSFDFELLEADLSAVVAPKELMTTEVRETIVRLAFVYKISPLEMSRVLQRSVIHDDEVDLQQLRKKVQDWYKLENGNDPPSLGLRTQPVALQSMNGKEPKTEEEKMVKLYETTSPLALIESRGDGAKVPPADAKIVESLLLDYKLTPGVANVLLDYVLIRNDMKLTKALIDKIAGHWARKNIKTVKEAMEFAKEEYKKATEVKTSPKKQQTYSKTNAKKDKLPKWLVDEKKGSTTVEKKQTTTQTEEFEHKKRQFEMMLQKRKEEKERGNR
- the nrdR gene encoding transcriptional regulator NrdR, with product MRCPACHYNGSRVLDSRPSHESRSIRRRRECESCNFRFTTFETVEEVPLIVVKKDGTRQEFSREKILRGLIRACEKRSVSLDTLEEVVNDVESQLRSKGTNEVDSKDVGELVMDRLAKVDDVAYVRFASVYRQFKDITVFINELKDFIGRDK